In one Streptomyces sp. NBC_01288 genomic region, the following are encoded:
- a CDS encoding GNAT family N-acetyltransferase: MDVQVEIAREATGELVDAFGRLLPQLSGTAGTLDRAAVERMVSCATNTVLVARDAGTIVGTLTLVMSPVPSGLRGRVEDVVVDSAARGRGIAALLIERALGIAREAGARTVDLTSRPDRAAANRLYERLGFRVRESTVYRFPLEPTR, encoded by the coding sequence ATGGACGTTCAGGTGGAGATCGCGCGCGAGGCGACCGGTGAACTCGTGGACGCGTTCGGGCGGTTGCTGCCGCAGTTGTCCGGCACGGCGGGGACTCTCGACCGGGCCGCGGTCGAGCGGATGGTCTCGTGCGCGACGAACACCGTGCTGGTCGCGCGGGACGCGGGCACGATCGTCGGCACCCTCACGCTGGTGATGTCCCCCGTGCCGTCCGGACTGCGCGGGCGCGTCGAGGACGTCGTCGTCGACAGTGCCGCCCGGGGGAGGGGGATCGCCGCGCTGCTCATCGAGCGGGCGCTGGGCATCGCCCGGGAGGCCGGGGCGCGGACCGTCGATCTCACCTCGCGGCCGGACCGCGCCGCGGCGAACCGGCTGTACGAGCGGCTCGGCTTCCGGGTCCGGGAGTCGACGGTCTACCGGTTCCCGTTGGAGCCGACCCGGTAG
- a CDS encoding RNA polymerase sigma factor SigF has product MSADQGSSKVLTLTKSDAEPALDAVTVLEAVPAVPAPALPTTGAIDTRTLSRSLFLRLAALDENSPERGYVRDTLIELNLPLVRYASARFRSRNEPMEDIVQVGTIGLIKAIDRFDCERGVEFPTFAMPTVVGEIKRFFRDTSWSVRVPRRLQELRLALTKASDELSQKLDRSPTVPELAVVLGVSEEDVVDGLAVGNAYTASSLDSPAPEDDGGEGSLADRLGYEDTALEGVEYRESLKPLLAKLPPRERRIIMLRFFANMTQSQIGEEVGISQMHVSRLLTRTLSTLREGLISD; this is encoded by the coding sequence ATGTCCGCAGACCAGGGCAGCTCGAAGGTGCTCACGCTCACCAAGAGCGACGCTGAGCCCGCACTCGACGCCGTTACGGTCCTTGAGGCCGTACCCGCCGTACCGGCCCCGGCCCTCCCGACCACGGGAGCCATCGACACCCGCACCCTGTCCCGCTCCCTCTTCCTGCGGCTCGCCGCACTCGACGAGAACAGCCCCGAGCGTGGTTACGTCCGGGACACCCTCATCGAGCTCAACCTCCCGCTCGTGCGGTACGCCTCGGCGCGTTTCCGCTCCCGCAACGAGCCGATGGAGGACATCGTCCAGGTCGGCACGATCGGCCTGATCAAGGCGATCGACCGGTTCGACTGCGAACGCGGGGTGGAGTTCCCGACGTTCGCGATGCCGACCGTCGTGGGCGAGATCAAGCGCTTCTTCCGCGACACGTCGTGGTCGGTGCGCGTCCCGCGTCGCCTTCAGGAGCTGCGCCTGGCCCTGACGAAGGCCAGCGACGAGCTCTCCCAGAAGCTGGACCGGTCACCGACCGTCCCCGAACTCGCCGTGGTCCTGGGCGTGTCCGAGGAGGACGTCGTCGACGGCCTCGCGGTCGGCAACGCGTACACGGCCTCCTCGCTCGACTCCCCGGCCCCCGAGGACGACGGCGGCGAGGGCTCGCTGGCGGACCGTCTCGGCTACGAGGACACGGCCCTGGAAGGCGTGGAGTACCGCGAGTCGCTCAAGCCGCTGCTCGCCAAGCTCCCGCCCCGTGAGCGCCGGATCATCATGCTGCGCTTCTTCGCCAACATGACCCAGTCGCAGATCGGCGAGGAGGTCGGCATCTCCCAGATGCACGTCTCCCGGCTCCTCACGCGCACCCTCTCGACCCTCCGCGAGGGCCTGATCTCGGACTGA
- a CDS encoding RNA polymerase sigma factor SigF translates to MALTLSASTAPPQDEAPAQPPVAAAPPRSRGADTRALTQVLFGQLKGLQPGTPEHNRVRGALIEANIPLVRYAAARFRSRNEPMEDVVQVGTIGLINAIDRFDPDRGVQFPTFAMPTVIGEIKRYFRDNVRTVHVPRRLHELWVQVNAATEDLTTAFGRTPTTGEIAERLRIGEDEVLSCIEAGRSYHATSLEAAQEGDGLPGLIDRLGYEDPALDGVEHRDLVRHLLVQLPEREQRILLLRYYSNLTQSQISAELGVSQMHVSRLLARSFQRLRSANRIEA, encoded by the coding sequence GTGGCGTTGACCTTGTCGGCCAGTACAGCGCCGCCCCAGGACGAGGCGCCCGCCCAGCCCCCCGTGGCAGCCGCTCCGCCGCGCAGCCGCGGCGCGGACACCCGGGCCCTCACCCAGGTGCTCTTCGGCCAGCTCAAGGGGCTCCAGCCGGGTACGCCGGAGCACAACCGGGTGCGCGGGGCGCTCATCGAGGCGAACATCCCGCTCGTGCGCTACGCCGCCGCCCGCTTCCGCTCCCGCAACGAGCCGATGGAGGACGTCGTCCAGGTCGGCACCATCGGTCTGATCAACGCCATCGACCGCTTCGACCCGGACCGGGGCGTGCAGTTCCCGACGTTCGCGATGCCGACCGTGATCGGCGAGATCAAGCGGTACTTCCGTGACAACGTCCGCACCGTCCATGTCCCGCGCCGGCTGCACGAGTTGTGGGTGCAGGTCAACGCGGCGACCGAGGATCTGACGACCGCCTTCGGGCGCACCCCCACCACCGGCGAGATCGCCGAGCGGCTGCGCATCGGCGAGGACGAGGTGCTGTCCTGCATCGAGGCCGGACGGTCGTACCACGCGACCTCCCTGGAGGCCGCCCAGGAGGGCGACGGACTGCCCGGCCTGATCGACCGGCTCGGCTACGAGGACCCGGCCCTGGACGGCGTGGAACACCGCGACCTCGTCCGCCACCTCCTCGTCCAACTCCCCGAGCGGGAACAGCGGATCCTGCTGCTGCGCTACTACAGCAACCTCACCCAGTCGCAGATCAGCGCGGAGCTCGGCGTCTCCCAGATGCACGTCTCCCGGCTCCTCGCGCGCAGCTTCCAGCGGCTGCGCTCCGCGAACCGCATCGAGGCGTAG
- a CDS encoding Dabb family protein has translation MIRHLVLFKLNEGVERDDPRVVAGVEAFRPLGDLVDELRFWELGWNISDRPIAYDFAINSAVDDPEALKRYIEHPAHQAGVALWREFATWIVADYEF, from the coding sequence ATGATCCGCCACCTCGTCCTCTTCAAGCTCAACGAGGGTGTCGAGCGCGACGACCCGCGTGTCGTGGCCGGCGTCGAGGCCTTCCGGCCGCTCGGCGACCTGGTCGACGAACTGCGTTTCTGGGAGCTGGGCTGGAACATCAGCGACCGCCCCATCGCCTACGACTTCGCGATCAACTCGGCGGTCGACGACCCCGAGGCCCTGAAGCGGTACATCGAACACCCCGCGCACCAGGCCGGCGTCGCGCTGTGGCGCGAGTTCGCCACATGGATCGTCGCCGACTACGAGTTCTGA
- the tadA gene encoding tRNA adenosine(34) deaminase TadA — protein sequence MRLALDEAGQAARGGDVPVGAVVLSPDGTTVLATGHNEREATGDPTAHAEVLAIRRAAAHTGEWRLSGCTLVVTLEPCTMCAGALVQSRVDRVVYGARDEKAGAAGSLFDVVRDRRLNHRPEVIEGVLADECAHLLTEFFRDR from the coding sequence ATGCGGCTCGCCCTCGACGAGGCCGGACAGGCCGCCCGGGGCGGCGACGTCCCGGTCGGCGCGGTCGTGCTGTCCCCGGACGGTACGACCGTGCTCGCCACCGGGCACAACGAACGCGAGGCCACCGGCGATCCGACGGCGCACGCCGAGGTCCTCGCGATCCGCAGGGCCGCCGCTCACACAGGTGAGTGGCGGCTGTCCGGCTGCACGCTCGTCGTCACCCTCGAACCCTGCACGATGTGCGCGGGCGCGCTGGTGCAGTCCCGGGTCGACCGGGTCGTCTACGGCGCCCGCGACGAGAAGGCCGGCGCGGCCGGCTCACTCTTCGACGTCGTCCGCGACCGCCGGCTCAACCACCGCCCCGAGGTCATCGAGGGCGTCCTCGCGGACGAGTGCGCCCACCTGCTCACGGAGTTCTTCCGGGACCGGTAG
- a CDS encoding tRNA adenosine deaminase-associated protein has product MYFAALLARTEDGWEASDTELDDVESMSDLATLAREASPEDDTVLVLIEQEDAWFGVVRVDGEDDPRIYVSDAAAAARSSYGEILLTDELLGRDPDDDDAVDLDSLDLDGTEDGDTEEEDDDEDGTSSAEAVPHSPVGDRQILDDLGVGEKELLLLDADDALSSIAEALGASEVLETVR; this is encoded by the coding sequence GTGTACTTCGCCGCACTGCTCGCGCGCACCGAAGACGGGTGGGAAGCGAGCGACACAGAGCTCGACGATGTCGAGAGCATGTCGGACCTGGCCACACTGGCCCGTGAAGCCTCGCCCGAGGACGACACGGTGCTGGTGCTCATCGAGCAGGAGGACGCCTGGTTCGGCGTCGTCCGCGTCGATGGCGAGGACGACCCTCGGATCTACGTCTCGGACGCCGCTGCCGCAGCCCGCAGCTCGTACGGCGAGATCCTGCTCACCGACGAGCTGCTCGGACGGGATCCGGACGACGACGACGCCGTCGATCTGGACTCCCTCGACCTCGACGGCACCGAGGACGGTGACACCGAGGAGGAGGACGACGACGAGGACGGCACCTCCTCGGCCGAGGCCGTTCCGCACAGCCCGGTCGGTGACCGCCAGATCCTGGACGACCTGGGCGTCGGCGAGAAGGAGCTGCTGCTCCTCGACGCGGACGACGCGCTGAGTTCCATCGCCGAGGCCCTGGGGGCCTCGGAGGTCCTGGAGACCGTCCGCTGA
- the upp gene encoding uracil phosphoribosyltransferase: protein MRLHVVDHPLVAHKLTTLRDRRTDSATFRRLADELVTLLAYEATRDVRTEQVDITTPVSPTTGVKLSYPRPLVVPILRAGLGMLDGMVRLLPSAEVGFMGMVRDEETLQASTYATRMPEDLSGRQVYVLDPMLATGGTLVAAIRELIKRGADDVTAVVLLAAPEGVEVMERELAGTPVTVVTASVDERLNEHGYIVPGLGDAGDRLYGAAE from the coding sequence ATGCGTCTCCACGTCGTCGACCACCCCCTGGTCGCCCACAAGCTCACCACGCTGCGCGACCGGCGCACCGACTCCGCGACCTTCCGCCGCCTCGCCGACGAGCTGGTCACCCTGCTCGCCTACGAGGCCACGCGCGACGTGCGCACCGAACAGGTGGACATCACGACGCCGGTCTCCCCGACCACCGGCGTCAAGCTGTCCTACCCGCGTCCCCTGGTCGTGCCGATCCTGCGGGCCGGTCTCGGCATGCTGGACGGCATGGTCCGGCTGCTGCCCTCCGCCGAGGTGGGCTTCATGGGCATGGTGCGCGACGAGGAGACCCTCCAGGCCTCCACGTACGCCACGCGCATGCCGGAGGACCTCTCCGGCCGCCAGGTGTACGTCCTGGACCCGATGCTGGCCACCGGCGGCACCCTGGTCGCCGCGATCCGCGAGCTGATCAAGCGCGGCGCCGACGACGTGACGGCCGTGGTCCTGCTCGCCGCCCCCGAGGGCGTCGAGGTCATGGAACGCGAACTGGCGGGCACCCCGGTGACCGTCGTGACGGCCTCGGTCGACGAGCGCCTGAACGAGCACGGCTACATCGTCCCGGGCCTGGGCGACGCGGGCGACCGCCTCTACGGCGCGGCCGAGTAG
- a CDS encoding LytR C-terminal domain-containing protein, with product MGGQYRITGDKYPRMRRPRRRGRLVLMVVASVAVLGVGGWGTLQLIDVFTGGGKQAAAAGPKADCATKASPSPSADAAVPKPAQITVNVYNATPRSGLAKSTADELKKRGFQIGDVGNASAQWDKKVKGTGVLLGPASALDTSLPVLATQLTGAERRTEATRKGTAVDLVIGAAFKNLTAKAAADKALAALAGPEPTASASPKACS from the coding sequence ATGGGCGGCCAGTACCGGATCACGGGGGACAAATACCCGCGTATGCGCCGTCCGCGGCGCCGCGGGAGGCTCGTCCTCATGGTGGTCGCGTCCGTCGCCGTACTGGGTGTGGGCGGGTGGGGCACGTTGCAGCTCATCGACGTCTTCACCGGTGGCGGCAAGCAGGCCGCGGCGGCCGGCCCCAAGGCCGACTGCGCGACCAAGGCGAGCCCGTCACCCAGCGCCGACGCCGCCGTACCGAAGCCGGCCCAGATCACCGTGAACGTCTACAACGCCACCCCTCGCAGCGGCCTCGCCAAGTCGACCGCCGACGAACTGAAGAAGCGCGGCTTCCAGATCGGTGACGTGGGCAACGCGTCCGCGCAGTGGGACAAGAAGGTCAAGGGCACCGGCGTGCTGCTCGGCCCCGCCTCCGCCCTCGACACCTCGCTGCCCGTCCTCGCCACCCAGCTGACCGGCGCCGAGCGCCGCACCGAGGCCACCCGCAAGGGCACCGCGGTCGACCTCGTCATCGGCGCCGCCTTCAAGAACCTCACGGCGAAGGCGGCCGCCGACAAGGCCCTGGCCGCGCTGGCCGGACCCGAGCCGACGGCCAGTGCGTCACCGAAGGCGTGCTCGTAG
- a CDS encoding type II toxin-antitoxin system VapB family antitoxin, with the protein MIFKRIGNGRPYPDHGRESTRQWADVAPRPVRLDQLVTTKGQLDLETLLAEDSTFYGDLFAHVVKWQGDLYLEDGLHRAVRAALQQRQVLHARVLELD; encoded by the coding sequence GTGATCTTCAAGCGCATCGGAAACGGCCGGCCGTACCCCGACCACGGCCGGGAGAGCACCCGGCAGTGGGCGGATGTCGCGCCGCGCCCGGTCCGCCTCGATCAGCTCGTGACGACCAAGGGCCAGCTCGACCTGGAAACCCTCCTCGCCGAGGACTCGACCTTCTACGGCGACCTCTTCGCGCACGTCGTGAAGTGGCAGGGCGACCTGTACCTGGAGGACGGGCTCCACCGGGCGGTCCGCGCCGCGCTGCAACAGCGCCAGGTGCTCCACGCGCGTGTTCTTGAGCTGGACTGA
- a CDS encoding helicase HerA-like domain-containing protein, which translates to MSDSETIAAGYAFTGPALDLGALLWDGACLPDAQIRIPLPMLNRHGLVAGATGTGKTKTLQLIAEQLSAQGVPVFLADVKGDVSGISAPGVTNDKVAGRAAEVKQQWTATGFPAEFYALGGIGHGIPVRATITGFGPVLLSKVLQLNQTQEQSLGLLFHYADTKGLELIDLKDLRAVVTFLTSDEGKPELRNIGGLSTATAGVILRSLTAFEAQGMADFFGEPDFDTSELLRTASDGRGMVSVLELPAVQDRPQLFSTFLMWMLADLFHDLPEVGDAEKPKLVFFFDEAHLLFNDASKAFLDSITQTVRLIRSKGVGVFFVTQTPKDVPGDVLAQLGNRVQHALRAFTPDDQKALKATVKTFPNSSYDLEEILTGLGTGEAVVTVLSENGAPTPVAVTRLRAPESLMGPIAAATLDAAVKSSSLYGRYAQAVDRESAYEKLTSRPQETPETPETPKAAAKSAPKAPKEDESMVQQVVGSGMFKSLARSVGTQIGREITRSLFGTARRKR; encoded by the coding sequence ATGAGTGACAGCGAGACGATCGCCGCCGGGTACGCCTTCACAGGACCTGCACTCGACCTGGGGGCCCTGTTGTGGGACGGGGCCTGTCTGCCCGACGCGCAGATCCGCATCCCCCTCCCGATGCTCAACCGCCACGGCCTCGTCGCGGGCGCCACCGGCACCGGCAAGACCAAGACCCTCCAGCTCATCGCCGAGCAGCTCTCGGCGCAGGGCGTGCCGGTGTTCCTCGCGGATGTGAAGGGCGATGTGTCGGGCATCTCGGCGCCCGGCGTCACGAACGACAAGGTCGCGGGGCGGGCCGCCGAGGTGAAGCAGCAGTGGACGGCGACCGGCTTTCCGGCGGAGTTCTACGCCCTCGGAGGCATCGGTCACGGCATCCCCGTCCGGGCCACGATCACCGGCTTCGGCCCGGTCCTGCTCTCCAAGGTGCTTCAGCTCAACCAGACCCAGGAGCAGTCCCTCGGCCTGCTCTTCCACTACGCCGACACCAAGGGCCTGGAGCTGATCGACCTCAAGGACCTGCGGGCGGTCGTCACCTTCCTGACCTCGGACGAGGGCAAGCCGGAACTGAGGAACATCGGCGGCCTGTCCACCGCCACGGCCGGCGTGATCCTGCGCTCCCTCACCGCGTTCGAGGCACAGGGCATGGCCGACTTCTTCGGTGAGCCGGACTTCGACACCAGCGAGCTGCTGCGTACGGCGTCGGACGGCCGGGGCATGGTCTCCGTCCTCGAACTCCCCGCCGTCCAGGACAGACCGCAGCTCTTCTCGACCTTCCTGATGTGGATGCTCGCCGACCTCTTCCACGACCTCCCGGAGGTCGGAGACGCCGAGAAGCCGAAGCTCGTCTTCTTCTTCGACGAGGCGCACCTGCTCTTCAACGACGCGTCCAAGGCCTTCCTGGACTCCATCACGCAGACCGTCCGCCTCATTCGCTCGAAAGGGGTCGGCGTCTTCTTCGTGACCCAGACCCCGAAGGACGTACCGGGCGACGTCCTGGCCCAGCTCGGCAACCGCGTCCAGCACGCGCTGCGCGCCTTCACCCCGGACGACCAGAAGGCGTTGAAGGCAACGGTGAAGACCTTCCCGAACTCCTCCTACGACCTGGAGGAGATCCTGACGGGCCTGGGCACAGGCGAAGCCGTGGTGACGGTCCTGAGCGAGAACGGCGCCCCGACGCCCGTCGCCGTCACCCGCTTGCGCGCCCCCGAGTCCCTGATGGGCCCGATCGCCGCGGCGACCCTCGACGCGGCGGTCAAGTCCTCGTCCCTCTACGGCCGTTACGCACAGGCTGTGGACCGCGAGTCGGCGTACGAGAAGCTGACGTCCCGCCCCCAGGAGACACCGGAGACACCGGAGACACCGAAGGCGGCTGCCAAGTCGGCTCCGAAGGCGCCCAAGGAGGACGAGTCGATGGTCCAACAGGTCGTAGGCAGCGGCATGTTCAAGTCCCTGGCGCGATCGGTCGGCACCCAGATCGGCCGCGAGATCACCCGCTCCCTCTTCGGCACGGCCCGGCGGAAGCGCTAG
- a CDS encoding HdeD family acid-resistance protein, which yields MTEAPSGPFRGPEFDDRHAHDTRVPRAHRDEPEPEFEGPLFALSQAAWQVVLLTGVASLVLGVLVLVWPGASLFAAGILFGVYLLISGVFQLVAAFGTHRATSLRVLAFISGALSIVLGLFCFRGPMQSILLLALWIGIGWLIRGITQTLAAIHDRTMPARGWQIFLGIVTFIAGIVLIDSPFRSVAVLTLVCGIWLVAVGVVEIVTAVRMRSHAKQVPQSL from the coding sequence ATGACCGAGGCACCGAGCGGCCCCTTCAGGGGCCCGGAGTTCGACGACCGCCACGCCCACGACACCCGTGTCCCGCGCGCCCACCGTGACGAGCCGGAACCGGAATTCGAAGGGCCCCTCTTCGCCCTCTCCCAAGCCGCCTGGCAGGTCGTCCTGCTCACCGGCGTCGCGTCCCTCGTCCTCGGCGTGCTGGTCCTCGTATGGCCCGGCGCGTCCCTCTTCGCCGCCGGGATCCTCTTCGGCGTCTATCTCCTGATCAGCGGTGTCTTCCAGCTGGTCGCCGCCTTCGGCACGCACCGGGCGACCTCGCTGCGTGTGCTGGCGTTCATCAGCGGCGCGCTGTCGATCGTGCTGGGCCTGTTCTGCTTCCGCGGGCCGATGCAGTCGATCCTGCTGCTCGCCCTGTGGATCGGCATCGGCTGGCTGATCCGGGGCATCACGCAGACCCTGGCCGCGATCCACGACCGGACGATGCCCGCCCGCGGCTGGCAGATCTTCCTCGGGATCGTCACCTTCATCGCCGGCATCGTGCTGATCGACTCCCCGTTCCGCTCGGTCGCCGTCCTCACCCTCGTCTGCGGCATCTGGCTGGTCGCGGTCGGCGTCGTCGAGATCGTCACGGCCGTCCGGATGAGGAGCCACGCCAAGCAGGTGCCCCAGTCCCTGTGA
- a CDS encoding HhH-GPD-type base excision DNA repair protein — MDATLHLAQDPAADELLGRSPLAALVGMLLDQQVPMEWAFKGPRTIADRLGATDLDAQEIAARDPEAFVALLSEKPAVHRYPGSMAKRIQQLCQYLVEHYDGDASGVWEGVGTGAELLKRLEELPGFGKQKAQIFLALLGKQLGVTPKGWREAAGAYGEAKSYRSVADITGPESLAKVRAHKQEMKAAAKAAKAAAGK, encoded by the coding sequence ATGGACGCAACCCTTCACCTCGCCCAGGACCCCGCCGCCGACGAACTCCTCGGCCGTTCCCCGCTCGCCGCGCTGGTGGGGATGCTGCTCGATCAGCAGGTGCCGATGGAGTGGGCGTTCAAGGGGCCGCGGACGATCGCCGACCGGCTCGGGGCCACCGATCTGGACGCGCAGGAGATCGCCGCCCGCGACCCCGAGGCCTTCGTGGCGCTGCTCTCCGAGAAGCCCGCCGTGCATCGCTACCCGGGATCCATGGCCAAGCGGATCCAGCAGTTGTGCCAGTACCTCGTCGAGCACTACGACGGGGACGCGAGCGGTGTCTGGGAGGGCGTCGGTACGGGTGCCGAGCTGCTCAAGCGGCTTGAGGAGTTGCCCGGGTTCGGGAAGCAGAAGGCGCAGATCTTCCTCGCCCTGCTCGGCAAGCAGCTCGGGGTCACGCCGAAGGGGTGGCGGGAGGCCGCCGGGGCGTACGGCGAGGCGAAGTCCTACCGTTCCGTCGCCGACATCACCGGGCCCGAGTCGCTGGCCAAGGTCCGCGCCCACAAACAGGAGATGAAGGCCGCGGCCAAGGCAGCGAAGGCAGCCGCCGGCAAGTAG
- a CDS encoding siderophore-interacting protein yields MVQGRGWEGAVLKLLRAKDFEFTVTRAEDVTPRYRRLRLTDGGMLAATGVHPTMWVRLWFDNAGKPHQRAYTLVDPDPATGTFGLEFALHEGCASDWARAAKPGDTIEATVQGTGFETPDPAPSHLFAIGDPASLPAINSLLDTVGSKVPATIWFGGESGSLPFRTDPSLHEVRHHPRGQLTDRVRAELPDLLKGSADPYVWITCDTATTRGLSSYVRKELGVRRERVHALGYWRAS; encoded by the coding sequence ATGGTGCAGGGGCGCGGTTGGGAGGGCGCGGTTCTCAAGCTGCTGCGCGCGAAGGACTTCGAGTTCACGGTGACACGGGCCGAGGACGTCACCCCGCGCTACCGCCGCCTCCGCCTCACCGACGGCGGCATGCTCGCGGCGACCGGCGTCCACCCGACGATGTGGGTCCGCCTCTGGTTCGACAACGCGGGCAAGCCCCACCAGCGGGCGTACACCCTGGTCGACCCCGACCCAGCGACCGGCACGTTCGGCCTCGAATTCGCCCTGCACGAGGGGTGTGCGAGCGACTGGGCCCGGGCCGCGAAGCCCGGCGACACGATCGAGGCGACGGTCCAGGGCACGGGGTTCGAGACCCCCGACCCGGCCCCCTCCCACCTCTTCGCGATCGGCGATCCCGCGTCGCTCCCCGCCATCAACTCCCTTCTGGACACGGTCGGTTCGAAGGTCCCGGCGACGATCTGGTTCGGGGGCGAGTCCGGCAGCCTCCCCTTCCGTACCGACCCGTCCCTCCACGAGGTCCGCCACCACCCCCGAGGCCAACTGACCGACCGGGTACGCGCGGAACTCCCCGACCTCCTGAAGGGCAGCGCCGACCCGTACGTCTGGATCACCTGCGACACGGCCACGACCCGGGGGCTGTCGTCGTACGTACGCAAGGAGCTGGGGGTACGGCGGGAGCGGGTGCACGCGTTGGGGTACTGGCGGGCGAGCTGA